From a region of the Acidimicrobiales bacterium genome:
- the ybeY gene encoding rRNA maturation RNase YbeY, which translates to MAGSPTVIVDDERAYPVDTADCRALVADVLDHEGLGGSDLEVHVHLVDAEPMAVLNAEHMGGEGPTDVLSFPLEDPEDLAPSTTDRSGAPLLLGDIVLCPAVAERQAAKYACDYETEIALLLVHGVLHLLGHDHGEPGEEAVMQERERAHLARHGMVARREDRS; encoded by the coding sequence GTGGCCGGTTCGCCGACGGTAATCGTGGACGACGAGCGGGCCTACCCGGTCGACACCGCTGACTGTCGGGCACTGGTCGCCGACGTGCTGGATCATGAGGGCTTGGGTGGGAGCGACCTTGAGGTCCACGTACACCTCGTGGACGCGGAACCGATGGCTGTGTTGAACGCTGAGCACATGGGCGGCGAGGGCCCTACCGACGTGTTGTCCTTCCCGCTGGAAGATCCGGAGGACCTGGCTCCGTCCACGACCGATCGGTCGGGCGCGCCGCTCCTCTTGGGGGACATCGTGTTGTGCCCCGCGGTTGCCGAGCGACAGGCCGCGAAATACGCGTGCGACTACGAAACCGAGATTGCCCTCCTGTTGGTCCACGGGGTGCTCCACCTGCTTGGCCACGACCATGGGGAACCGGGCGAGGAAGCCGTCATGCAGGAGCGGGAGCGTGCCCACCTGGCCCGGCACGGGATGGTCGCCCGCCGAGAGGACCGTTCGTGA
- a CDS encoding ATP-dependent DNA helicase, which translates to MGESSGGAEMRPAEVSAIALEEVCGALPGGGERRPGQEAMARRVAETIESGSHLVIRAGTGTGKSLAYLVPAIISGRTTVVATATKALQDQLATKDLPFLQEHLVPHLGRSFSFSVLKGRSNYLCRQRLNELATTTAGDQQQLDGLAETADVEDLATIAAWAQETSTGDRSDLPMEPSPATWSAVSVGSTECPGAARCPSGDDCFAEDARAAAAFSDVVVTNLHLYGIDVASEGAILPEHDVAILDEAHQTEDILARAVGFELRSGRFQGLVQRARAILTRSTAVADVSNMASQLDDALGGHLGTRLVPAASAEVAAALRLAETRLGALRTELLGLPKDGPGDVGPRRERALRSLETLTDDVRAALDLEGGPIPGLKVAWTEGTVGRPSLQVAPIDVATVLHERLWQERTVILTSATVPANLPIRLGLDRHDHRYEDVGSPFDFANQSMLYCATSMPEPRDEGYLTACYDEIELLVNATGGRTLALFTSRRALDAAVEELRERLQWRILHQDDMPRPLLMAEFADDESSCLFGTKGLWHGIDVPGPSLSLVVIDRIPFPRPDDPLLSARRDLVGEREAFRQIDLPLAATDLAQGAGRLIRSITDRGMVAVLDRRLAANRSYRWDLLEALPDMPRTGDRDEALDFLARLVD; encoded by the coding sequence ATGGGCGAGTCGAGCGGCGGAGCGGAAATGAGGCCGGCTGAAGTGTCGGCCATTGCCCTCGAAGAGGTCTGCGGGGCCCTCCCCGGTGGCGGTGAGCGTCGGCCCGGCCAGGAGGCCATGGCGCGCCGAGTCGCCGAGACCATCGAGTCGGGCTCACACCTGGTGATCCGGGCAGGAACCGGAACAGGTAAGTCGCTGGCCTACCTCGTTCCGGCCATCATCTCTGGCCGCACCACGGTGGTGGCAACAGCCACCAAGGCTCTCCAGGATCAGCTGGCCACCAAGGACCTGCCCTTCCTTCAGGAGCACCTGGTGCCGCATCTTGGTCGTTCGTTTTCGTTCTCGGTCCTCAAGGGACGCTCGAACTACTTGTGCAGGCAGCGGCTGAACGAACTGGCGACGACCACCGCTGGTGACCAGCAGCAACTCGACGGGTTGGCCGAGACGGCCGACGTCGAGGACCTGGCCACTATCGCTGCCTGGGCTCAGGAGACTTCCACCGGCGACCGGTCCGACCTGCCGATGGAGCCGTCACCTGCGACCTGGTCGGCGGTCAGTGTCGGATCAACCGAGTGTCCCGGGGCGGCACGATGTCCCAGCGGTGATGACTGCTTCGCCGAGGACGCCCGAGCCGCTGCCGCCTTCTCCGATGTGGTGGTGACCAACCTCCACCTCTACGGGATCGATGTGGCCAGCGAGGGGGCGATCCTCCCCGAGCACGACGTGGCCATCCTCGACGAGGCCCACCAGACCGAGGACATCCTGGCGCGGGCTGTCGGCTTCGAACTCCGATCGGGTCGCTTCCAGGGACTCGTCCAACGGGCCAGGGCCATTCTCACCCGATCGACCGCGGTGGCCGACGTGTCCAACATGGCCAGCCAACTTGACGACGCTCTCGGTGGACATCTCGGCACTCGACTTGTTCCCGCGGCGTCAGCTGAGGTCGCTGCGGCCCTCCGCCTGGCCGAGACCCGTCTCGGTGCGCTCCGTACCGAACTACTCGGGCTACCCAAGGACGGGCCGGGCGATGTTGGTCCCCGTCGGGAACGGGCACTTCGCTCCCTGGAGACGTTGACCGACGACGTCCGAGCGGCCCTGGACCTAGAGGGTGGACCCATTCCGGGACTGAAGGTTGCCTGGACGGAAGGCACAGTCGGACGTCCCAGCCTCCAGGTGGCACCGATCGACGTGGCCACCGTCCTGCACGAACGTCTCTGGCAGGAACGGACGGTGATCCTCACCAGTGCCACCGTCCCGGCCAACCTTCCGATCCGGCTTGGACTGGACAGGCACGACCACCGCTACGAGGACGTGGGTAGTCCGTTCGACTTCGCCAACCAGTCGATGCTCTACTGCGCGACCTCCATGCCTGAACCCCGGGACGAGGGCTATCTGACGGCCTGCTACGACGAGATTGAACTCCTGGTCAACGCAACCGGCGGACGGACCCTCGCCCTCTTCACCAGCCGCCGGGCACTGGACGCCGCCGTCGAGGAGTTGCGGGAGCGGCTGCAATGGCGGATCCTGCATCAGGACGACATGCCGCGCCCGCTTCTGATGGCTGAGTTTGCCGACGACGAGTCCTCCTGCCTGTTCGGCACCAAGGGCCTTTGGCACGGCATCGACGTGCCGGGCCCGAGCCTCTCGCTGGTCGTGATCGATCGGATCCCGTTCCCGCGCCCCGACGACCCTCTCCTCAGCGCCCGACGCGACCTCGTGGGCGAACGTGAAGCCTTCCGCCAGATCGACCTTCCCCTGGCCGCCACCGACCTTGCTCAGGGGGCGGGCCGGCTGATCCGAAGCATCACCGACCGGGGCATGGTGGCGGTCCTGGATCGACGACTGGCCGCCAACAGGTCCTATCGGTGGGACCTGCTCGAGGCTCTACCGGACATGCCCCGAACCGGCGACCGGGACGAGGCGTTGGACTTTCTGGCTCGACTGGTGGACTGA
- a CDS encoding hemolysin family protein encodes MSLGLALLLVVALTAISGLLVVVETGILHIRRSRAEVLVERLAEREPTSNGAPGREPTGPSDAEALPELLEDRVRSLGVVLLLVMACRMSAAGTLAVVVADRSGGGWAFVSVAALLIAGFVLVDVLPRTVALRSLDRVVISSASVVTHLSTFAPLRWLADVLVSTAEHLLPRSLRTSAPTVSEKELMAVADRALASEAIDAEEHELIESVIAFGDRLVREVMVPRPDMGCIGSDLTVAGAMAEVARNGHSRTPVSGTGIDDIVGVVHAKDLMRAHLDGRDEEPIGSLARSPRFVPETKQADDLLREMQAGRFHLAIVVDEYGGTAGLVTMEDLLEEVVGEIVDEFDEEEPLSQPVAGGGIRVHGRMPIDELDELLGGSLPVGDWDTVGGLIFDALGHVPVVGEAVVVAGRRFGVEQVVGRRITRVRIGAPEVETGTPT; translated from the coding sequence GTGAGCCTCGGATTGGCTCTCCTGCTGGTGGTGGCCCTGACTGCCATCTCGGGACTGCTAGTCGTCGTGGAGACGGGAATCCTGCACATCCGACGGTCCCGGGCCGAGGTACTCGTGGAGCGGCTCGCTGAGCGGGAACCGACATCTAACGGTGCTCCCGGGAGGGAACCGACCGGACCATCAGACGCCGAGGCGCTGCCCGAACTCCTTGAGGATCGGGTCCGCTCCTTGGGCGTGGTCCTACTCCTTGTGATGGCCTGTCGGATGTCGGCCGCCGGAACCCTCGCAGTGGTCGTCGCCGACCGCTCCGGCGGAGGCTGGGCCTTCGTGTCGGTGGCCGCACTGCTCATAGCGGGCTTTGTCCTGGTCGACGTGCTGCCCCGTACCGTTGCCCTTCGGTCTCTGGATCGTGTGGTCATCAGTTCGGCATCGGTGGTGACTCACCTCTCCACGTTCGCCCCGCTGCGTTGGTTGGCCGACGTTCTGGTCTCGACAGCCGAGCACCTCCTGCCACGCTCGCTGCGAACCAGTGCCCCGACGGTGTCCGAGAAAGAGTTGATGGCGGTAGCCGATCGGGCGTTGGCATCTGAGGCCATCGATGCCGAGGAACACGAATTGATCGAGTCGGTGATCGCCTTCGGAGACCGCCTGGTCCGTGAGGTGATGGTGCCCCGACCCGATATGGGGTGCATTGGGTCCGACCTGACGGTGGCTGGGGCCATGGCCGAGGTTGCCCGCAACGGCCATAGCCGGACCCCGGTGAGCGGCACGGGAATTGACGACATCGTGGGCGTGGTCCACGCCAAGGACCTGATGCGGGCCCATCTGGACGGCCGCGACGAGGAACCGATCGGTTCTCTGGCCCGGTCACCGAGATTCGTGCCTGAGACCAAGCAGGCCGATGACCTATTGCGCGAAATGCAGGCGGGCCGCTTCCACCTGGCGATCGTGGTCGACGAGTACGGGGGAACCGCCGGTCTAGTGACCATGGAGGACCTACTCGAGGAGGTGGTCGGCGAGATCGTCGATGAGTTCGACGAGGAGGAACCCCTGTCCCAGCCGGTAGCTGGTGGCGGGATCCGGGTCCACGGCCGCATGCCGATCGACGAGTTGGACGAACTCCTGGGAGGCAGCCTGCCTGTTGGGGACTGGGACACCGTGGGTGGTCTGATCTTCGATGCGTTGGGCCATGTGCCCGTGGTGGGCGAGGCCGTGGTGGTGGCCGGGCGCCGGTTCGGGGTGGAGCAGGTCGTGGGGCGTCGGATCACCCGGGTTCGCATCGGGGCACCGGAGGTCGAGACCGGGACGCCGACATGA
- a CDS encoding PEP-utilizing enzyme, whose amino-acid sequence MDSSDGLRSLVAEATTAGSAEARWRAVAAVDPALVERLIHGGPAALTPDGQSRPALLAAGTGASPGVATGVVCLTAEAVLDAVDRDEDALLVCDETSPADEIGMRMATGILTTRGGVASHAAVVARGWGIPAVVGVVGMVVGDDHVVLGEVRVDAGDVVSVDGGSGEVLAGAVESVRAAEAGEVPELDVLLEWADEVRGERIGVRANADRAEDADRARLFGAEGIGLCRTEHLFLGDRLPLVRAFLLADSPRDETEALAALGAAQREDLTGVLVAMAPLPVTIRLLDAPLHEFLGDDAPAEWREHNPMLGIRGVRLAVLREGLYRMQVRALLGAMDDAAAAGSHAHAAIMVPLVSTAAELALVRGWVLDEIEEWDPTEPPAVGTMIETPRAALLAADMAAHADFFSFGTNDLTQMVFGLSRDDVEQRMMGPYLERGLLPADPFAHLDPGAVAPLVAAATRAGRMARPDLEVSVCGEHGGDPESIRLLVEAGVDSVSCSPFRVPVARLAVAQALIARDG is encoded by the coding sequence GTGGACAGCTCGGATGGACTGCGTTCCCTGGTTGCCGAGGCGACGACCGCCGGTTCGGCCGAAGCCCGGTGGCGCGCCGTGGCCGCTGTCGATCCAGCCCTAGTTGAAAGGCTGATCCATGGTGGCCCCGCCGCGCTAACGCCCGATGGCCAGAGTCGACCCGCTTTGCTGGCCGCCGGGACGGGCGCCAGCCCCGGAGTGGCCACGGGGGTCGTCTGCCTGACGGCCGAGGCCGTGTTGGACGCCGTCGACCGGGACGAGGACGCCCTGCTGGTCTGCGACGAGACGTCGCCAGCCGATGAGATCGGCATGCGCATGGCCACCGGAATCTTGACGACCCGAGGTGGGGTGGCCAGCCACGCTGCCGTGGTGGCTCGCGGGTGGGGGATCCCCGCGGTGGTCGGGGTAGTCGGGATGGTGGTGGGTGACGACCACGTGGTACTGGGCGAGGTTCGGGTCGACGCCGGTGACGTGGTCTCGGTGGACGGCGGGTCGGGCGAGGTACTGGCTGGGGCGGTCGAGTCGGTCAGGGCGGCCGAGGCCGGAGAGGTGCCAGAACTGGACGTTCTCCTCGAATGGGCCGACGAGGTACGCGGTGAGCGGATCGGGGTTCGGGCCAACGCCGACCGGGCCGAAGATGCCGACCGGGCGCGCTTGTTCGGTGCCGAGGGAATCGGCTTGTGTCGGACTGAGCACCTGTTCCTCGGGGACCGCCTTCCCCTGGTGCGAGCGTTCCTGCTGGCCGATTCACCCCGCGACGAGACCGAGGCGCTAGCCGCGCTGGGTGCCGCCCAGAGGGAGGACCTGACCGGCGTCCTGGTCGCCATGGCGCCGCTCCCGGTGACCATCCGCTTGTTGGATGCGCCGCTGCACGAGTTCCTCGGCGACGACGCCCCGGCGGAGTGGCGCGAACACAACCCAATGCTGGGCATCCGGGGGGTCCGCCTTGCCGTATTGCGTGAGGGGCTCTACCGGATGCAGGTCCGGGCGCTGCTGGGGGCCATGGACGACGCCGCGGCCGCCGGTTCGCACGCCCATGCAGCGATCATGGTGCCACTGGTCTCGACAGCGGCCGAGTTGGCCCTCGTGAGGGGCTGGGTGCTGGACGAGATCGAGGAATGGGACCCCACCGAACCACCTGCTGTCGGAACGATGATCGAGACGCCACGGGCGGCCCTCCTGGCCGCTGACATGGCAGCCCATGCCGACTTCTTCTCCTTCGGAACGAACGATCTCACCCAGATGGTGTTCGGGCTAAGCCGTGACGACGTGGAACAACGGATGATGGGTCCGTACCTCGAGCGGGGGCTGTTACCCGCCGACCCGTTCGCCCACCTAGACCCAGGCGCCGTGGCGCCTCTGGTGGCTGCGGCTACCCGCGCTGGACGGATGGCCCGCCCCGACCTAGAGGTCAGTGTGTGCGGTGAGCACGGTGGCGACCCGGAATCAATACGTCTGCTGGTCGAGGCGGGGGTCGACTCGGTGTCGTGTTCCCCGTTTCGGGTGCCGGTGGCCCGCTTGGCCGTGGCCCAGGCACTCATCGCCCGCGACGGCTGA
- a CDS encoding PhoH family protein, translated as MESTTLTVNIPGNDLMPDLVGERDVLLRRVEGAFPGSAIHVRGNQITIDGAHAATVGTVFDEMVALLQQGLTIDERTLDRTIDMVRADERPSEVLTTEIFRTSRGKPVRPRSAGQKRYVEAVADGIITFGIGPAGTGKSWLAVAMAIRSLQAGQVDRIVLTRPLVEAGERVGFLPGDLMAKVDPYLRPLYDALFDMVDTETAERLVDRGQVEVAPLAFMRGRTLNNSFIILDEAQNTTPEQMKMFLTRVGFGSRVVVTGDISQVDVPGGRSGLLDLERMLTGIDGLSFVHLGARDVVRHRIVQDIVEAYEHEAGLREADDRGDGVGAGAEPGDDVSDGSSH; from the coding sequence ATGGAGTCGACCACGCTCACCGTCAACATCCCCGGCAACGATCTGATGCCGGACCTGGTAGGGGAGCGGGACGTCCTGCTCCGCCGGGTCGAGGGGGCGTTCCCCGGTTCGGCCATTCATGTCCGGGGCAACCAGATCACCATCGACGGAGCCCACGCAGCCACCGTCGGGACGGTGTTCGACGAAATGGTGGCATTGCTCCAGCAGGGCCTGACCATTGACGAGAGAACGTTGGACCGCACGATCGACATGGTGCGAGCTGACGAACGGCCATCGGAGGTCCTGACCACCGAGATCTTCCGGACCTCACGTGGCAAGCCGGTCCGCCCCCGGTCGGCGGGCCAGAAGCGCTACGTCGAGGCAGTGGCCGACGGAATCATCACCTTCGGCATCGGTCCGGCGGGAACCGGCAAGAGTTGGTTGGCCGTCGCCATGGCGATCCGGTCCCTCCAGGCGGGGCAGGTTGACAGGATCGTCCTGACCCGCCCACTGGTCGAGGCAGGAGAGCGGGTGGGCTTCCTCCCCGGCGACCTGATGGCCAAGGTCGACCCCTACCTTCGGCCCCTCTACGACGCCCTGTTCGACATGGTCGACACCGAGACGGCTGAACGTCTGGTGGATCGTGGACAAGTCGAGGTGGCCCCGCTGGCCTTCATGCGTGGCCGCACCCTGAACAACAGCTTCATCATCCTCGACGAGGCTCAGAACACAACTCCCGAACAGATGAAGATGTTTCTCACCAGGGTGGGCTTCGGGTCACGGGTGGTGGTGACCGGCGACATCAGCCAGGTCGATGTGCCCGGTGGACGGAGTGGGTTGCTCGACCTGGAACGGATGCTGACCGGAATCGACGGACTGTCGTTCGTCCATTTGGGTGCCCGTGACGTGGTCCGCCACCGCATCGTGCAGGACATCGTCGAGGCCTATGAGCATGAGGCCGGCCTGCGAGAAGCTGACGACCGCGGTGACGGAGTCGGCGCAGGTGCCGAGCCAGGAGACGACGTCAGCGACGGGTCGTCCCATTGA
- a CDS encoding RDD family protein, which yields MGISDRFRSPGIDPTAVIGRRIISWLLDNLFMAIVVLLVHRGDVAFNSDDGLSINPSVIWTVTVLMVLNHVALTMTTGFSVGKAVTGLRVVRRIDGGLPGFRGAAGRTLPWIIPVPFIPVIEAGMMLASRGHRRLGDRLAGTVVVDRGWIGEPIVIPSLETTQQVLSDDATPSGEDGSSGPFVD from the coding sequence ATGGGTATCTCTGACCGCTTCCGATCGCCGGGAATTGATCCGACAGCGGTGATCGGTCGCCGGATCATCTCCTGGCTGCTCGACAACCTGTTCATGGCCATCGTCGTCCTGCTCGTGCATCGTGGTGACGTGGCGTTCAACTCCGACGACGGGCTGTCCATCAACCCGTCGGTCATCTGGACCGTGACCGTGTTGATGGTCCTGAACCACGTGGCGCTGACCATGACCACCGGGTTCAGCGTAGGTAAGGCGGTGACCGGACTCCGGGTGGTTCGCCGGATCGACGGTGGCCTACCGGGTTTCCGGGGCGCCGCGGGCCGAACCCTTCCGTGGATCATCCCCGTGCCGTTCATCCCGGTCATCGAGGCCGGGATGATGCTGGCCAGCCGAGGTCATCGGCGCCTCGGGGACCGACTGGCCGGAACGGTGGTCGTCGACCGGGGCTGGATCGGTGAACCCATCGTCATTCCGAGTCTCGAGACGACCCAGCAGGTGCTGTCCGATGATGCCACCCCTTCCGGGGAAGACGGGAGCAGCGGACCCTTCGTGGACTAA
- the era gene encoding GTPase Era, protein MTSMMHSGDGHRSGFVTLVGRPNVGKSTLLNRILGQKVTIVSDKPQTTRTEVRGVLTRPGVQAVFCDTPGIHKPHTLLGERLNHTARSALADMDVVLFLVEADGPIGRGDAFIAGGLPKDRTVLVVNKVDRVGRDRIAEQLIVASGFEFDQYFPISARDGEGVDDLRDHVLGRLPEGPQYYPQDMVTDVPEAFWVAELVREQLLAIVKEELPHSIATRVTEWEWPRVRCEILVERDSQKGIVIGKKGAVLKAVGTAARAQMLEGAFLELVVRVDKGWQKRPKALDRLGY, encoded by the coding sequence ATGACGTCCATGATGCATTCGGGTGATGGACACCGGTCAGGCTTCGTGACCCTGGTCGGGCGACCCAATGTCGGGAAGTCGACGCTGTTGAACCGGATCCTGGGCCAGAAGGTCACCATTGTTTCCGACAAGCCACAGACCACGCGAACCGAGGTCCGTGGGGTGTTGACCCGCCCGGGCGTGCAGGCCGTGTTCTGTGACACGCCGGGGATCCACAAGCCCCACACGCTGTTGGGCGAGCGTCTCAACCACACCGCTCGTTCGGCGTTGGCCGACATGGACGTCGTGTTGTTCCTGGTGGAGGCCGACGGACCGATCGGGAGGGGCGACGCCTTCATCGCCGGCGGTCTGCCCAAGGACCGGACCGTATTGGTGGTGAACAAGGTCGACCGGGTGGGTCGGGATCGGATCGCCGAACAGCTAATCGTCGCCTCGGGCTTCGAGTTTGACCAGTACTTCCCGATCTCGGCCCGGGATGGTGAGGGCGTGGACGATCTCCGGGACCACGTCCTGGGGCGTCTTCCCGAGGGGCCGCAGTACTACCCACAGGACATGGTCACCGATGTACCCGAGGCGTTCTGGGTGGCTGAACTGGTCCGTGAGCAGTTGCTGGCCATCGTGAAGGAGGAACTGCCGCACTCCATCGCCACCCGGGTCACCGAGTGGGAATGGCCACGGGTTCGTTGCGAGATCCTTGTGGAACGTGATTCCCAGAAGGGGATCGTGATCGGAAAAAAGGGGGCCGTCCTAAAGGCTGTTGGCACGGCAGCCCGGGCCCAGATGCTCGAGGGTGCTTTCCTCGAGTTGGTGGTCCGTGTCGACAAGGGCTGGCAGAAGCGCCCCAAGGCCCTTGACCGGCTGGGCTACTGA
- the recO gene encoding DNA repair protein RecO, with the protein MSLYRDDGVVLRTWRLGEADRIIVLLTAEHGKVRAVAKGVRKTRSKFGGRLEPTSHVAVQLHRGRGDLDIVTQAETIDRFEGLRLDAERFADASSLLEVIDVVAPDREADRDRYRMLVGALRTLDERPAALVVPAFLLKLLAHEGLAPELDRCVRCGVDDPLVAVDIGEGGVLCPDCRRGRAVSSSAIAVMRAVLGGGLSGALAVTDPAVCAEVDGVATSAVEYHLERRLRSRRVLDGS; encoded by the coding sequence GTGAGCCTGTACCGGGACGACGGTGTGGTGCTGCGGACGTGGCGCCTCGGCGAGGCCGACCGCATCATCGTCCTACTGACCGCTGAGCACGGAAAGGTCCGTGCGGTGGCCAAGGGAGTCCGAAAGACCCGATCGAAGTTCGGTGGGCGTCTGGAGCCGACCAGCCACGTGGCCGTCCAGCTTCACCGGGGTCGGGGCGATCTCGACATTGTCACCCAGGCCGAGACGATCGACCGTTTCGAGGGGCTTCGCCTCGATGCCGAGAGGTTTGCCGACGCGTCGTCGCTGCTAGAGGTCATCGACGTGGTGGCGCCCGACCGTGAGGCCGACCGAGACCGTTACCGGATGCTGGTCGGCGCCCTGCGGACCCTCGACGAACGACCGGCGGCCCTGGTGGTGCCGGCCTTCCTACTGAAGTTGCTGGCCCACGAAGGTCTGGCTCCAGAGTTGGACAGGTGTGTCCGTTGTGGAGTCGACGACCCGCTGGTGGCAGTGGACATCGGTGAAGGTGGAGTGCTCTGCCCCGACTGCCGGCGTGGCCGTGCCGTGTCGTCCTCGGCCATCGCGGTCATGCGGGCGGTGCTGGGTGGTGGGCTGTCCGGCGCACTGGCTGTCACCGATCCGGCAGTGTGCGCCGAGGTTGACGGGGTGGCCACATCAGCTGTGGAGTACCACCTGGAGCGCCGGCTGCGGTCCCGTCGGGTCCTGGACGGGAGTTAG
- the uppS gene encoding polyprenyl diphosphate synthase: MLPSDLDRSRIPNHIACVMDGNGRWAEQRGLPRTDGHTAGEQALFEVLDGADELGVGWFTVYAFSTENWRRPVEEVEFLLRFNEEIMLGRQEELHERNIRIRFIGRRDRRVPRRLVKRMEEAAALTRDNTGLTFTIAFNYGGRAELVDAVQRIVDAGTKRVSEKTIARNLYDPEMPDPDLVIRTSGEYRVSNFLLWELAYSELVFSNALWPDFRREHLYAAIKEFQDRHRRYGGIADPDESIG; the protein is encoded by the coding sequence GTGCTCCCCTCGGACCTGGATCGCTCGCGGATCCCGAACCACATTGCGTGCGTCATGGATGGCAACGGCCGGTGGGCCGAGCAGCGGGGCCTTCCCCGCACCGATGGCCATACGGCTGGCGAGCAGGCCCTCTTCGAGGTCCTAGATGGTGCTGACGAACTCGGGGTGGGTTGGTTCACCGTGTACGCCTTCTCGACGGAGAACTGGCGGCGCCCGGTCGAAGAGGTGGAGTTTCTGCTGCGGTTCAACGAGGAGATCATGCTCGGCCGCCAGGAGGAACTCCATGAACGGAACATCCGCATCCGGTTCATCGGTCGGAGGGACCGACGGGTACCCCGACGCCTCGTCAAAAGGATGGAGGAGGCCGCCGCCCTCACCCGGGACAACACCGGCCTGACCTTCACCATTGCCTTCAACTACGGCGGTCGGGCCGAGTTGGTCGACGCCGTGCAGCGGATCGTCGACGCCGGCACGAAACGAGTCTCCGAGAAGACCATCGCACGCAACCTCTACGACCCCGAGATGCCCGACCCGGACCTCGTCATCAGAACGTCGGGGGAGTACCGCGTGTCGAACTTCCTCCTCTGGGAGCTGGCCTACAGCGAGCTCGTGTTCAGCAATGCGCTGTGGCCTGATTTCCGGCGAGAGCATCTCTATGCGGCAATCAAGGAGTTCCAGGACCGGCATCGCCGTTACGGCGGCATCGCCGATCCGGACGAGTCAATCGGGTGA